In a single window of the Desulfovibrio mangrovi genome:
- a CDS encoding glycosyltransferase family 4 protein: MKIAFLLYNLAMGGSERKVVKLCNHFNKKYKVSLIVVGDDLGLKSELEPGVDCISLKDMYFFWIWGLIDCIAIRKDIDIIFCMNPKLSFYSSLISTFLKSSLRIISCINTSRIYKKRHSLLTKYVYSHFINKTNIVFGAKVQQEEWKAYYNVRSRDSHVVYNGVDSEYFSKKGSYAESGRIRITTVGRLSPEKGHINVLKALTRESCRHVTYSVVGSGPCLNELKAFAEENSLAVVFYGSLDDVRPILEQTDVFILPSIAVETFSNAVLEAMAYALPCVITDIGGAREMISNGDTGIIIPPGSVSEIENAISRLSTSQERARLGKNAQQFVRDYLSDRIMFRNYQALVEEL, translated from the coding sequence ATGAAGATAGCCTTTCTCCTTTATAATTTGGCGATGGGAGGATCCGAAAGGAAAGTTGTAAAGCTTTGTAATCATTTTAATAAGAAATACAAAGTGTCTCTTATTGTTGTTGGGGATGATCTCGGTCTAAAGTCCGAATTGGAGCCTGGGGTAGATTGTATTTCTTTGAAGGATATGTATTTTTTTTGGATTTGGGGGTTGATAGATTGTATTGCGATACGAAAAGATATAGATATTATTTTTTGCATGAACCCAAAATTATCTTTTTATTCTTCTTTAATATCGACATTTTTAAAATCTTCGCTTCGGATAATATCATGTATTAATACATCACGTATATATAAGAAACGCCATTCTTTGCTTACGAAATATGTTTATTCTCATTTTATTAACAAGACAAATATTGTTTTTGGAGCAAAAGTCCAACAGGAAGAGTGGAAAGCATACTACAATGTAAGATCAAGAGATTCACATGTTGTATATAATGGCGTAGATTCAGAGTATTTTTCCAAAAAAGGTTCGTATGCTGAATCAGGAAGGATTAGGATAACAACTGTTGGCAGGTTGTCGCCGGAGAAGGGACACATTAATGTTCTTAAAGCTCTTACCCGAGAGAGTTGTCGGCATGTTACTTATAGTGTTGTGGGCTCAGGGCCTTGCCTTAATGAGCTTAAAGCATTTGCTGAAGAGAATTCTCTGGCTGTGGTGTTTTATGGCAGTCTCGATGATGTTAGGCCTATTCTAGAACAAACAGATGTCTTTATTCTTCCTTCAATAGCTGTAGAGACATTTTCCAATGCGGTATTGGAGGCCATGGCCTACGCTTTGCCGTGTGTAATTACCGATATCGGCGGAGCTCGCGAGATGATCTCTAACGGAGATACAGGTATTATTATCCCACCAGGATCGGTATCGGAAATTGAGAATGCAATTAGTAGGCTGAGTACTTCTCAAGAACGGGCTAGGCTCGGTAAAAATGCTCAACAATTTGTTCGTGATTACTTGTCTGATCGTATAATGTTTCGAAACTATCAAGCGCTAGTCGAAGAGCTATGA
- a CDS encoding glycosyltransferase family 4 protein has translation MKSIFVIAYDLNPRLGSEAGKACLWVRELSRRYQLLVMVDKRHEADIHSEDFPNVEFEFVDCSFWGSSVLLKLKAYFISHYLFILTSLNFLKNNFDKAHFDCVHFLTPSSFYTYALWLPQLSIPYIVGPLGGGLMTPIEFGVVEYVKAFPRSVIYTVVRNSPFLRKFFEESRCVIVGTEQLKAMLPILRRGKYRVLFDTCVDMEMFSRSVQRWSNFTVILYAARLERSKGILLLLEAFSEIASRHDVTLTILGDGSLRDKVRELVLKLKLGDKVRLCGAVSRDTVIDHMFASDIFCLPSLREPGGVAVLEAMACGLPVVTTDYGGPAVSVDAEVGVKIPICKKDVYIKELALACEELIVNVDKRIAMGKAARERVEACYSRNYIGGEIYDLYDECL, from the coding sequence ATGAAAAGCATATTTGTAATAGCATATGATTTAAATCCGAGGCTGGGGTCAGAAGCCGGAAAAGCTTGCTTGTGGGTTAGAGAGCTGTCTAGGCGGTACCAACTTCTTGTCATGGTTGACAAGCGGCATGAAGCGGATATTCATTCTGAGGATTTCCCAAACGTAGAGTTTGAATTTGTCGACTGTTCATTTTGGGGTAGTTCGGTGCTCCTGAAGCTAAAAGCTTATTTTATTTCCCATTATTTATTTATTCTTACTTCACTCAATTTTTTGAAGAATAATTTCGACAAGGCGCATTTTGATTGTGTTCATTTTTTGACTCCATCCAGTTTTTATACTTATGCATTGTGGCTTCCTCAGTTGTCTATCCCTTATATTGTGGGGCCATTAGGTGGGGGGCTCATGACGCCTATCGAGTTTGGTGTTGTGGAGTATGTGAAGGCTTTTCCTCGAAGTGTTATCTATACAGTTGTTCGTAACTCTCCTTTTTTGAGAAAGTTTTTTGAAGAGTCTCGATGTGTTATTGTTGGTACCGAGCAATTAAAAGCTATGCTTCCAATATTACGGCGCGGTAAGTATCGCGTATTGTTTGATACATGTGTTGATATGGAGATGTTTTCTAGGAGTGTTCAACGGTGGAGTAATTTTACTGTAATTCTTTATGCAGCAAGGCTTGAAAGAAGCAAGGGGATCCTTTTGTTGCTTGAAGCTTTTTCAGAAATTGCATCGCGTCATGATGTGACTTTAACAATATTAGGTGATGGTAGTTTGCGGGATAAGGTGCGTGAATTGGTTTTGAAGTTGAAACTCGGTGACAAAGTTCGCCTTTGTGGGGCCGTTTCTAGAGATACTGTGATTGATCATATGTTTGCTTCCGACATTTTTTGCCTCCCTTCCTTGAGGGAGCCTGGTGGGGTGGCGGTGTTGGAGGCCATGGCTTGTGGATTACCTGTTGTAACTACTGATTATGGGGGGCCTGCGGTCAGTGTGGATGCAGAGGTTGGGGTGAAGATTCCCATTTGTAAGAAGGATGTATATATTAAAGAGCTGGCTTTAGCTTGCGAGGAGTTGATTGTTAATGTGGATAAACGAATAGCAATGGGGAAGGCCGCTAGGGAAAGGGTAGAGGCTTGTTATTCACGAAATTACATAGGGGGGGAAATATATGATCTATATGACGAGTGCTTATAG
- the gmd gene encoding GDP-mannose 4,6-dehydratase, with protein MSKKVALITGVTGQDGAYLAELLLSKGYEVHGLKRRASSFNTARVDHIYSDLHEDNVRFFMHYGDMTDSTSLIRLIQKIVPDEIYNLAAQSHVQVSFESPEYTANSDALGTLRILEAIRILGLEGKTRFYQASTSEMFGKVVETPQKETTPFYPRSPYAAAKVYGYWITVNYREAYGMYACNGILFNHESPIRGETFVTRKITRAVARIRLGLQDELYLGNLDSKRDWGHARDYVEAMWLMLQQEQPEDFVVATGQTQSVREFVEKAFKSVGFIIEWEGEGLNEVGRDSMSGKIMVRVDKRYFRPTEVDFLLGDPSKAKEKLGWQATVSIDQLVEEMVKADLQEAQRDHLCKTSGFQTLNNFE; from the coding sequence ATGTCGAAAAAGGTTGCTCTTATAACTGGTGTTACTGGTCAGGATGGCGCTTATCTAGCTGAATTGCTGTTGAGTAAAGGATATGAGGTGCATGGTCTAAAGCGTCGTGCATCTTCTTTTAACACAGCGCGTGTTGACCATATATACTCTGATCTCCATGAAGATAATGTGCGCTTTTTTATGCATTATGGGGACATGACTGACTCCACTAGCTTGATTCGTCTGATTCAGAAAATTGTTCCGGACGAAATCTATAACCTTGCTGCTCAAAGTCATGTGCAGGTTTCTTTCGAGTCACCTGAATATACTGCTAACTCAGATGCGCTTGGTACTCTTCGTATTCTGGAAGCTATTCGCATTTTGGGGTTAGAAGGCAAAACTCGTTTCTACCAGGCCTCTACGAGTGAGATGTTTGGCAAGGTTGTCGAGACGCCACAGAAAGAAACAACTCCCTTTTATCCACGCAGCCCCTATGCGGCAGCAAAGGTGTATGGTTATTGGATCACGGTAAACTATCGTGAAGCCTACGGCATGTATGCCTGCAATGGTATCTTGTTTAACCACGAATCTCCAATTCGGGGTGAGACGTTTGTTACTCGCAAGATTACACGTGCAGTAGCGCGTATTCGCCTGGGGCTGCAGGATGAATTGTACCTCGGAAACTTGGATTCTAAGCGGGACTGGGGACATGCACGCGACTATGTTGAAGCGATGTGGCTGATGTTGCAGCAAGAGCAACCCGAAGATTTTGTCGTTGCGACAGGTCAAACGCAATCTGTGCGGGAGTTTGTTGAAAAAGCATTTAAAAGCGTTGGATTCATAATAGAGTGGGAAGGTGAGGGGCTTAATGAGGTCGGTCGGGATTCAATGAGTGGTAAGATTATGGTGCGAGTGGATAAGCGCTATTTCCGACCAACAGAGGTTGATTTCCTTTTAGGTGACCCCTCCAAGGCTAAAGAAAAGCTTGGCTGGCAGGCAACGGTTAGTATTGATCAACTTGTAGAGGAGATGGTTAAGGCTGACCTGCAAGAAGCTCAGCGTGACCATCTATGTAAAACCAGTGGGTTCCAGACTCTGAATAATTTCGAATAG
- a CDS encoding glycosyltransferase family 4 protein, with the protein MRILWAVNVPFPDVCRHLSLPPVALGGWLQSLAKVLIESEIDLHILWATKMVKRSESFISNNITFHIIKLRETESYLTGQFVRDVHDVVRDYSIDLFDVFGTEQYYGLASEGLDIPCIVNIQGVINELLPVYWGTAEWIVRLKKACLKDYYRYRFRAKMEKKIFDRNSIYCGRTEWDKSIVLKYRNDATYYHRGEILREVFYKTNWDINLARPNSIFCVSKNVPYKGLDVLVRALAMVKKQISQVELFVAGNFENYGYSSYIFNLTKKLGLNDNVSFLGTLTDVELASMMQRSRVYVMPSHLENSSNSLAEAQLVGIPQVVAEVGGIPSLVDGDFKVCYKSDDHSELASQLLRMLQDENYSVRQSRSMKEVAQVRHSVEVIVSDVLRQYSEVVK; encoded by the coding sequence ATGAGAATATTATGGGCAGTTAATGTCCCTTTTCCTGATGTTTGTAGGCATTTGTCATTGCCACCGGTGGCTTTAGGCGGCTGGCTCCAGTCTTTGGCGAAAGTGTTGATTGAATCAGAAATAGATTTGCATATTTTGTGGGCAACAAAAATGGTCAAGAGGTCTGAGTCATTTATCAGTAATAATATAACTTTTCACATTATTAAGCTACGTGAGACTGAGTCGTATCTTACTGGGCAGTTTGTACGAGATGTTCATGATGTGGTTCGTGACTACAGCATTGACCTGTTTGATGTTTTTGGAACTGAGCAATACTACGGTCTTGCTTCTGAGGGGCTAGATATACCTTGCATTGTTAACATTCAAGGCGTCATAAATGAATTGCTGCCAGTATACTGGGGGACGGCCGAATGGATCGTAAGGCTTAAAAAGGCATGCTTGAAAGACTATTATCGGTATAGATTTCGAGCGAAGATGGAGAAAAAAATATTTGATCGAAATAGTATTTATTGTGGGCGAACTGAATGGGATAAGTCAATAGTATTAAAGTATCGTAATGACGCAACATATTATCATCGTGGTGAAATCTTAAGAGAAGTGTTTTATAAGACCAATTGGGATATTAATTTAGCTAGGCCAAATTCAATTTTTTGTGTGTCTAAAAATGTGCCTTACAAAGGTTTAGATGTGCTTGTGCGAGCATTGGCAATGGTTAAAAAGCAGATTTCTCAGGTTGAGTTGTTTGTGGCAGGGAACTTTGAAAATTATGGCTACTCTTCGTATATCTTTAATTTGACAAAAAAACTGGGCTTGAATGACAATGTTTCATTTCTGGGAACTCTAACTGATGTCGAGTTGGCCAGCATGATGCAACGTAGTAGGGTGTATGTAATGCCCTCTCATTTGGAAAACTCATCGAATAGCCTTGCGGAGGCTCAGCTTGTTGGAATACCTCAGGTTGTTGCTGAAGTCGGCGGTATACCGTCGCTTGTGGATGGTGACTTCAAAGTGTGTTACAAGTCGGATGATCATTCTGAACTTGCAAGCCAACTTCTAAGGATGCTTCAGGATGAGAATTATTCAGTTAGGCAGTCTCGTTCTATGAAGGAAGTGGCTCAAGTCAGGCATTCGGTCGAAGTAATTGTTTCTGATGTGCTGAGGCAGTATTCGGAGGTTGTCAAATGA
- a CDS encoding glycosyltransferase family 2 protein produces MLGCIILPVHNRMQVTMDFLQMIDKERKRLQIDVVVVDDGSVDGTSRAIKSKFPDVTVLVGDGNLWWAGGVNLGFEYCVDKYSYCIIANDDIKFVPGTLTRLVGMYCCGCNQLYGVVTLDCSTGKVVKSGMESNPGYYPRVRDVNRGKSVNQLVANFVVDTVSSRLLLVPCSVIHEIGVFDAARFPHNFSDLEYGLRAKTKGIKTVICVDCCIYTEEDCKKSFFFSLKNMTRKEFLRSFTDIRFPWMYKSLLRFCFCHQSLVRGGVSFLLCVAALVKWVGVKLLATESLRGYMLKGKISC; encoded by the coding sequence ATGTTGGGCTGTATCATATTGCCTGTTCATAACAGGATGCAGGTTACTATGGATTTTTTGCAAATGATCGATAAAGAACGAAAAAGATTGCAAATAGATGTAGTGGTGGTTGATGATGGGTCTGTAGATGGTACTAGTCGTGCAATAAAATCTAAATTTCCTGATGTTACTGTTCTAGTTGGAGATGGCAATTTGTGGTGGGCAGGTGGTGTTAATCTTGGTTTTGAGTATTGTGTAGATAAGTATTCATATTGTATTATTGCAAATGACGACATTAAGTTCGTGCCCGGTACCTTGACTCGTCTGGTTGGGATGTATTGCTGTGGCTGTAATCAGTTATACGGCGTTGTTACGTTAGATTGTAGTACTGGGAAGGTTGTCAAGTCTGGGATGGAAAGTAATCCTGGCTATTACCCGCGAGTGAGAGATGTTAATAGAGGTAAGTCTGTTAATCAGTTGGTTGCGAACTTTGTAGTTGATACAGTATCATCAAGGTTGCTTCTTGTGCCTTGTTCGGTAATACATGAAATAGGTGTTTTTGATGCTGCTAGATTTCCGCATAATTTTTCTGATCTTGAGTATGGCTTGAGGGCAAAGACAAAGGGAATTAAAACTGTCATATGTGTCGATTGTTGCATATACACAGAAGAGGATTGTAAAAAGAGTTTCTTTTTTAGTTTGAAGAATATGACACGCAAAGAATTTCTTCGTAGTTTTACAGATATAAGGTTTCCATGGATGTATAAAAGTCTGTTAAGATTCTGTTTCTGTCACCAGTCGCTTGTTAGGGGGGGGGTGTCGTTTTTGTTGTGTGTTGCTGCTTTGGTGAAGTGGGTTGGGGTGAAGTTGTTGGCTACGGAGAGTCTTAGAGGTTATATGCTAAAAGGGAAGATTTCGTGCTAG
- a CDS encoding oligosaccharide flippase family protein, which yields MIRGVIKNIGWLTIFQFALLALNFFLLPYYVKMVGIDGYGIYSLINRFLDYVILFQMGVAPTIVYFVSHLKSDVDEENARAIVAVGLSIQILAGCIIGLFFYFFRSEISCFFTSGDSVGKLMDGLIVGSLNLLVIMVTEVFFSILKGLNYFSIYSFLIFMRSLMSSVLILIFLYNGYDVVYMFVARLISASLVMVLSVLVVYYYARCLLRLGWFKFREVKCFFDFASWVVCSRFCRVFIASFPTVIVGRFVGVEGVGVYSIITQLMGVINSVLGNALQVFFPLVGKLSRNDNTVRNKIYMLANEVVSILTTPVFVLLVVYAGVVLEMWVGREVAGVGADPLRIMVVAYYLSSLTIIPSNFMLGTNNVKLLALVNIVQCFVMAAFVSFLVSRFGLMGGAVGIVVVEAVFVLSIVYFNRRIMVCDNVQFFLFDRVKYLGVCVLLSALALYWYNPLSLHEESILSFLIAISLVGGVQLVVSVLLSSKVIKDELIKIVRR from the coding sequence ATGATACGTGGGGTAATAAAGAATATCGGTTGGCTAACCATATTTCAGTTTGCTTTGCTTGCGCTTAACTTTTTCCTTTTGCCGTATTACGTCAAGATGGTCGGAATAGATGGGTACGGCATATACTCACTCATAAATCGATTTTTGGACTATGTTATTTTGTTTCAGATGGGGGTTGCTCCAACTATAGTTTACTTTGTTTCGCATCTGAAAAGCGATGTAGATGAGGAAAATGCAAGAGCGATAGTTGCTGTAGGGCTCAGTATACAAATCTTAGCTGGATGTATTATTGGATTGTTTTTTTATTTTTTTAGAAGTGAAATTTCTTGTTTTTTCACTTCAGGCGATAGTGTTGGCAAGTTGATGGATGGATTGATTGTTGGTTCTCTTAATTTGCTAGTTATTATGGTCACAGAGGTGTTTTTCTCAATATTGAAAGGTTTAAATTATTTTAGTATCTATAGTTTTTTAATTTTTATGAGATCGTTAATGTCATCTGTTTTAATATTAATATTTTTGTATAATGGATATGATGTTGTATATATGTTTGTTGCACGTTTAATTTCTGCATCATTAGTAATGGTGTTGTCTGTGCTGGTTGTGTATTATTATGCTAGGTGTTTGCTAAGGCTCGGTTGGTTTAAATTTAGAGAAGTGAAGTGTTTTTTTGATTTCGCTTCATGGGTAGTTTGTTCAAGGTTTTGTAGAGTTTTTATTGCATCATTTCCAACCGTTATCGTTGGTCGGTTTGTCGGTGTTGAGGGGGTTGGAGTATATAGTATTATAACACAGTTGATGGGAGTTATAAATTCTGTATTGGGGAATGCGTTGCAAGTGTTTTTTCCACTAGTTGGCAAATTGTCTCGAAATGATAATACGGTACGGAATAAGATATATATGTTGGCTAATGAGGTTGTATCTATTTTAACTACACCGGTTTTCGTTTTGCTTGTAGTTTATGCTGGTGTTGTTTTGGAGATGTGGGTTGGCCGTGAGGTTGCAGGGGTGGGAGCAGATCCTTTGCGTATTATGGTAGTAGCTTATTATTTGAGTTCTTTGACAATTATACCGTCGAATTTCATGTTAGGTACAAATAATGTTAAGTTGTTGGCGTTAGTTAATATTGTCCAGTGTTTTGTTATGGCGGCGTTTGTGTCGTTCTTAGTTAGTAGGTTTGGCCTGATGGGGGGGGCAGTTGGTATCGTCGTTGTGGAAGCGGTTTTTGTTCTCTCGATTGTGTACTTTAACAGGCGGATAATGGTCTGTGATAATGTTCAGTTTTTTCTATTTGATCGGGTAAAGTATTTGGGAGTGTGCGTTCTTCTTAGCGCACTTGCCTTATATTGGTACAACCCGTTGAGCTTGCATGAAGAGTCGATTTTGTCTTTTTTGATAGCGATATCCCTTGTCGGAGGAGTTCAGCTGGTAGTTAGTGTTTTGTTATCAAGTAAAGTGATTAAAGATGAATTAATTAAAATTGTGAGGAGATGA
- a CDS encoding O-antigen ligase family protein — MLVRFLGFGTVWLMVISVLVLNFNKLGLVVNNYVSIGGVELYLHDFSFLFSFFLIIIKLRSLKYDKIFYFIALILIFSAVKIFCVQNTVSVEFLRRYLTLQSGMVLLYAWYVFFREKYLHRFGCILIVFTILNMVQYLLHVFSGGYESHPFGGLVYFIISIPIFYSFHVVLTRGNYFYFFPLVSSLVVCFLEGHRSGIVALVISFCLYFVLSKRLLKGGLLAGVVVLVALGYVVFGPSDYVVDMIDRYETTFDTKQKNYVGRLDAYSNTWATIGERGIWGKDISDELYSLKKAKKREGITVRTIYYYEIIPHNYLLEMLFYYGYIGFIFSLFIVLDQIRLILVSVKNRGREDFAVVILTSAMVFNLVFSMFNVSGTTQYLSFTFLLPYVSLRAYYSELLEK; from the coding sequence GTGCTAGTCAGGTTCTTGGGGTTTGGCACCGTATGGTTGATGGTCATTTCCGTTCTTGTATTGAATTTTAATAAACTTGGATTAGTTGTTAATAATTATGTTAGTATTGGTGGTGTTGAGTTGTATCTACATGACTTTTCTTTTTTATTTTCGTTCTTTTTGATTATAATAAAGTTGAGAAGTCTGAAGTACGACAAAATTTTTTATTTTATTGCTTTAATACTTATATTTTCAGCAGTTAAAATATTTTGCGTACAAAATACTGTCAGTGTTGAGTTTTTGAGGCGGTATCTTACTTTGCAGTCTGGAATGGTTTTGCTTTATGCATGGTATGTGTTTTTTAGAGAAAAGTACTTGCATAGATTTGGCTGTATACTCATAGTCTTCACTATTTTAAATATGGTTCAGTATTTATTACATGTTTTTTCAGGTGGATATGAGTCACATCCTTTTGGTGGATTGGTATATTTTATTATTTCAATACCAATATTCTATTCCTTTCATGTGGTTTTAACTCGTGGAAATTATTTTTATTTCTTTCCTTTGGTATCATCTCTTGTTGTTTGTTTTTTGGAAGGGCATCGCAGTGGGATTGTCGCTCTTGTGATTTCTTTTTGTCTGTATTTTGTCCTTTCAAAGAGGCTGCTTAAAGGAGGTTTGCTGGCTGGAGTCGTTGTGTTGGTTGCCTTGGGTTACGTCGTGTTTGGGCCATCTGACTATGTTGTTGATATGATTGATCGCTATGAAACTACTTTTGACACTAAGCAGAAAAATTATGTTGGGCGGTTAGATGCCTACTCAAATACGTGGGCAACCATAGGTGAACGTGGGATATGGGGGAAGGATATTAGTGATGAATTGTATTCTCTTAAGAAGGCAAAAAAGCGAGAAGGAATAACCGTTCGTACTATATATTATTATGAGATAATACCTCACAATTATCTCTTGGAGATGCTTTTTTATTATGGTTATATTGGTTTCATTTTTTCTTTATTCATTGTTCTTGATCAAATTAGACTCATTTTGGTGTCAGTTAAAAATAGGGGGCGTGAGGATTTTGCTGTCGTGATATTGACTTCCGCTATGGTTTTTAATTTAGTGTTTAGCATGTTTAACGTATCAGGTACAACTCAATACTTGTCCTTTACATTTCTTCTTCCATACGTCTCTTTGCGGGCATACTATTCAGAATTGCTTGAAAAATAG
- a CDS encoding GDP-L-fucose synthase family protein: MNRHAKIYVAGHRGLVGSAIVRQLKAKGYTNLVTRTHSELDLLNQQAVADFFAAEKPEYVFLAAAKVGGIMANNTYRGQFIYENMTIQNHVMHQSMLHGVKRLVFLGSSCIYPKMAQQPIKEEYLMTGPLEPTNSPYAVAKIAGIEMCHAYNAQYGTSFVPVMPTNLYGPGDNFDLETSHVLPALMRKFYLGKLAMDGDWDAIDTDEKKWGKIPEDIKKSIGCYERDASNCKVVLWGTGSPYREFLYVDDMADACIFVMFESDTTELLNIGTGEDLIIKKVSEILAAVVGYDGGIIWDVTKPDGTLKKVLDVSKISLLGWRPQVDLQDGISRAMEYYTKKSCGSGAGCSSKG; encoded by the coding sequence ATGAATAGACACGCAAAGATTTATGTTGCTGGGCATCGTGGGCTGGTTGGTTCTGCCATTGTTCGGCAATTAAAGGCTAAAGGGTATACCAACCTTGTCACTCGCACGCATAGTGAGCTCGACCTTTTGAACCAGCAGGCTGTTGCAGATTTCTTTGCTGCAGAAAAGCCGGAATACGTGTTTCTCGCTGCCGCGAAGGTTGGCGGCATTATGGCCAATAATACGTATCGTGGTCAGTTTATATACGAAAACATGACTATTCAGAATCATGTGATGCATCAAAGCATGTTGCATGGGGTGAAGCGTTTGGTTTTTTTGGGTAGTTCATGCATATACCCAAAGATGGCACAACAACCGATCAAAGAAGAGTATCTGATGACGGGTCCTCTGGAGCCGACCAATTCTCCATATGCAGTAGCAAAGATAGCAGGGATTGAAATGTGCCACGCGTATAATGCGCAGTATGGTACATCGTTTGTGCCTGTTATGCCGACCAATCTTTATGGGCCTGGAGATAATTTTGACCTTGAAACATCTCATGTGCTGCCAGCTTTGATGCGTAAGTTTTATTTAGGGAAGCTTGCAATGGACGGAGATTGGGACGCCATAGATACAGATGAAAAAAAATGGGGCAAGATTCCTGAAGATATCAAGAAGTCCATAGGCTGCTACGAAAGAGACGCGAGTAATTGCAAGGTTGTCCTCTGGGGGACGGGAAGTCCTTATCGAGAATTTCTCTACGTAGATGATATGGCTGATGCATGTATTTTCGTGATGTTTGAGAGTGATACAACAGAGTTGTTGAATATCGGAACAGGTGAAGATTTGATTATTAAAAAAGTCTCAGAGATTTTGGCAGCTGTTGTGGGGTATGATGGAGGCATTATATGGGATGTGACAAAGCCAGATGGAACTTTAAAAAAAGTATTAGATGTTAGTAAAATCAGCTTATTGGGTTGGCGCCCTCAGGTTGATCTGCAGGATGGAATTTCTCGGGCTATGGAATACTATACAAAAAAGTCGTGTGGATCAGGTGCTGGGTGTTCCAGTAAGGGATGA
- a CDS encoding acyltransferase, producing the protein MSCRIIVNKIYNVFKILYIWTSSGVCKNMLKLYGVCFEGAAIFDGYPQIRLANTASLRVGDKCIFRSTSFVNSIGCRRCFINVAEGATLTFGREVGVSGIQIGCASNISIGDGTIVGSNVIITDCDWHSVSPSDRRANRFNTIKNSQPVVIRENVWVGMNAVILKGVSIGENSVIGAGAVVTKDVPPNSIAYGNPLTVRPLPMEGE; encoded by the coding sequence ATGTCTTGTAGGATTATAGTAAATAAAATTTATAATGTATTTAAAATTTTGTATATATGGACGAGTTCTGGTGTCTGTAAGAATATGTTAAAATTGTATGGCGTATGCTTTGAGGGGGCAGCAATCTTCGATGGCTATCCACAAATAAGGTTGGCAAACACAGCTAGTTTAAGAGTAGGGGACAAATGCATATTTAGGTCTACTTCTTTCGTTAACTCGATCGGTTGTAGGCGCTGTTTTATTAATGTCGCTGAAGGGGCTACTCTTACATTCGGAAGAGAAGTTGGTGTCAGCGGTATACAAATTGGTTGTGCTTCAAATATTTCGATAGGCGATGGAACCATTGTTGGCTCAAATGTCATTATTACAGATTGCGATTGGCATAGCGTGTCTCCTTCAGATCGTCGTGCAAATAGATTTAATACTATAAAGAATTCTCAACCTGTCGTTATTCGCGAGAATGTTTGGGTGGGTATGAATGCTGTCATCCTTAAAGGGGTGAGTATCGGAGAGAATAGTGTGATTGGTGCCGGTGCGGTTGTCACCAAAGACGTTCCACCTAATTCAATCGCATATGGCAATCCTTTAACTGTCAGACCGCTACCGATGGAGGGGGAATGA